AAGTGGCGGCCGCGTTATACAATGAGCCTATACCGCGCAATTCCATTTTCCAAACCATCCCCCTTTTCAAAAAAAGCAGTTTTGTATTGCCGGATAAAATTATTAATTATGCAATATTGACTACCTTGAAAATCCACTTCCTCTAAAAAAATATTCCAATGTGAATTCTTCAAGGACGCTTCAGCTTGCCATTTTCATCACCTGCTGGTGCGTGCCATAAAAATGGCATGGGACGTCTATCTGCAGCATAGCCAATATTGCATATCTTTTTAGGATGGATTTTTCACTGACTCCATAACTTTGATTAGCGCCCTTTCCACTCGGGTTTGCGCTTTTCCAGGAATGCGCTCAGTCCTTCTTTGGCGTCTTCCGAACGGAACAGCAGGTTCTGCAGTTCGCCTTCATAGCGAATCGCCACGTTCAGCGGCATTTCGATGCCGTTCATGATCGACAATTTGATGTTCGATACCGCGTAGGTCGCGCTGTCCACAATTTTCCGCGCATACTCCAGTACCTTTTCCCGTGTTTGTTCTTGCGGGAATACGTCATTGACCAATCCGATCCGCTTCGCTTCCTGCGGCGATATCGTCTTGCCCGTAATGTTCATATCCAGCGCGCACGAATGTCCGACCAAACGAGCCAGCCGCTGCGTACCGGCCGTTCCCGCCAACACGCCCAGGGTCACTTCCGGGAGTCCGATTTGTCCCGCCTGATCTCCCATGAAGCGCAGATCGCAGCCCAACGCCATTTCCAGGCCTCCGCCGACCGTATGCCCTTCCAGGCAGGCGATGAAAATCTGCGGAGCCCGCGCCATCATATCCAGCGTTTCATTGCAATACAGGCAAAATTGTGTTTTGAACCGGGGGTCGGCCTGCTTCAGAAAATTGATGTCCGCCCCTGTGGAGAAAAACTTCGGCACGTCACTCATCAATATCGCCACTTTGATGTCGCTGTCAAAACGGATATCATCGATCACGGCATTAAATTCCCGGTAAAAATTCAAATCATACGAATTGGCTTTGTTGATGTGCAGATGAATCTCGGCTATGCCGTTGTCCTTTTTCAAGGTTAGAAATTGTTTTTGACTGACTGTTGCGGTAGTCATATACATCCTCTCCCTTAAATTTATTATGTTTTTATCGCTTTCGTCCGTATTTCATAATTTACAGAAATATATAAATATTATCAAAGTTTGTTTTATTGAAATTATAAATATTTTATGACACTTTGCTCTTATATGCTTTATATTTCTCATTATTTCATAAATATTATATTTTTTTTGCGATATATATATGATCGTAACAAAAATCCGGGGAAATATGGATTAAACTCATCAGTTGTTCTAATTTTTTTTGATTTACTGTGTTTTATTAACTTTTTTTGGAGTATTTAATTTTTTATTGTAATTCCCATCGAGTTATATGTTATGTTTAATTTTCTATCGTAATAATAACGTATTATATGAATTTCAATTTCCCACAGTTAATTGTATATCCACCGCGAATAATCATTTCCTTGGTTCGTCCCACGATGCGGATATAGCCTTGATTGTCAACCGCCGCCAAATCCCCCGTATAAATCCAGCCCTTCTCGTCAATGGCTTCCCTCGATATTTTTTGTAAGCCCTTTCAAAAATCTCTATGCCCCCCCTTTTTTCTCACTATAACCCAACTCCATTCCAAATCAATATTTTTTTAAAAAAACCAGAATATTCCGACAAACTATGCGAGTTAGCCTTGTATGATGTTTGTATCCCTCAGCATACATGGTACTGGGCGGAGGCGGCAATTCAATTTTGTGGGTGTCCATTCCCTTGCCTTCTGTTGCAAACAGTACGGTTTTGGCATCGACGTCGACAAACAGCGTAATATATCGATGACCTCGACGGGAGAACGTCTCGTCGATCGCAATCCGCTTCACGTGGTTTAAATCCAGATCGGCCATCGCTTTCTCTACATAATGATGAAAGATCCGCCACATCCGCGTATCATGCTCGCGTAGTTCTCGTGCAGCTGCATTCACTGGCATTTCCGCCATGAGCCGCATAGCCCATGCATCAAATAATAGCGTGAAATGCGATTTTGTTCGCGACCAAGAAACAGGTATCAAGGTTACTTTCTTGCAGGCATCACAGCCGGTTCTTGGCACACGTGCATGCATGTACGTCTTCCAAGTCCAAAAGTCGAGATGGCGCCACTTTTTCATTTCTGTATCATGCGCGGTGCACATCGTACCGCAGTACGGACAGGCAAAAAGCGCTCCGCGTTCGAAGTCGATAAAAAGAGGCCATGCCTCTTCTTCCTCGTCAAATTCAATATGTATCAATTTCCAAGGTTCCTTCAGTTGGAGCGACATCACATACTTTAACATTTCAAAAAACGGATTATCCTTATTGTTTGCAGAGGTCCACATGGTTCACCCCGCCCTAGTAATGTTCTTACTCGGCAGTGTTGACAATTTGCCTATTAAACAGACCTCAGACCTCAGCAACGAACTATAGCGAAGAGGCTTAAAAATAGGCCACCGTAATCATTGAAAAACCAGCCACAGCCGATAAACCTACTTGGAGAACAATTCGACAAGTGGGGGCCGGGAGAGAATGATCGATGAACATGATGCAAAAGATTTTAATGATGTACATCCATGAAGGGAGGTCGCGCCGGGAGATTGCGAGATTGACCGGGGTTCACCGGAAACGGTTGGAAAGTACATTCACCAATATGAAGAAAGGAGAAGGCAGTTACTCACGGAGGGGAATGACGCTATAGATGTTCAAGCCATGATTGATGCTTTAACCACCGCTCCGAAGTATAACACAGGGATCCGACCGAAACGGAAAAATATTTGCGACTGATGGTGCTTAAACGCAAATATAATCTGGGCTACGAGTCCTTGATTCAAGAGATCGGCGACAGCTTTACTTGGCGCCGGTTTTGCCGGATTGCCCTGGATGAACCGATGCCTGATCCGTCGACGCTTATCTACGCCCGTAAACGTTACGGAGAAGAAGTCGTCGAAAAAAGTACGGTTTATCCCGCAGCAGGTACCTTAGCCTTGCCGGCTCCAAAAGCTGGATCGGCTTCGGAATTCTGACCCATAACCTCCAAAGAGCGGCCAAAATGCTCAAAGCGGAAGCAAAATAAGGAATAATCAGGAAAATGTGAAGCTCCGGAAAAATGACGGGAAATAGATTCCTCTCAAAACCGA
The sequence above is a segment of the Ferviditalea candida genome. Coding sequences within it:
- a CDS encoding helix-turn-helix domain-containing protein; the encoded protein is MWTSANNKDNPFFEMLKYVMSLQLKEPWKLIHIEFDEEEEAWPLFIDFERGALFACPYCGTMCTAHDTEMKKWRHLDFWTWKTYMHARVPRTGCDACKKVTLIPVSWSRTKSHFTLLFDAWAMRLMAEMPVNAAARELREHDTRMWRIFHHYVEKAMADLDLNHVKRIAIDETFSRRGHRYITLFVDVDAKTVLFATEGKGMDTHKIELPPPPSTMYAEGYKHHTRLTRIVCRNILVFLKKY
- a CDS encoding enoyl-CoA hydratase/isomerase family protein; protein product: MTTATVSQKQFLTLKKDNGIAEIHLHINKANSYDLNFYREFNAVIDDIRFDSDIKVAILMSDVPKFFSTGADINFLKQADPRFKTQFCLYCNETLDMMARAPQIFIACLEGHTVGGGLEMALGCDLRFMGDQAGQIGLPEVTLGVLAGTAGTQRLARLVGHSCALDMNITGKTISPQEAKRIGLVNDVFPQEQTREKVLEYARKIVDSATYAVSNIKLSIMNGIEMPLNVAIRYEGELQNLLFRSEDAKEGLSAFLEKRKPEWKGR